The nucleotide sequence GCTGCTTCTTTAAGAGCCACCGCCCGCCCCCCTCTCCTGTATTTTTAGCTGAGCCAGCCACTTCATTTGCTGGATAAGACAGACAGTTGTGTACCGTATGATCTCACTTAATCGTTTTAATAAATCAGATCTTATACTGCGGATTCGCCGTGGGCCCACAGCCAGCTATTCCCTGGATATGTCGTATCGGGGAGACATTTGTCCCGCCGCTGTCGGATGCTGAAACGCGCAGTCAGCCTGTGGATGCCTGATGTCCATTATGAAACGCAGTGCTGCACTGGGTGCCGAGAATGAGGCGCAGCTCTTTTGAGATCCGATGAATTACGAGAAATCCGTTTAGCTGCGAATTACTCCTTGACGGTCCAAGGTGGTCCAGCATCTTTCTCCTCAGCCCACCTGCTTCCTGTCTTCTCTTGGATTGTGGATAACAAGAAGGCTTCAAGACGGAGGGGGTGGTGGAGCATCGAGGAAAAAATAGGGGCAACATGAGAGAGCGGGACTTCATGCCCAATATGGAGCGGGGCAAACCTGCTACTTACACGGGGGACAAAAAGGCTAAGATGGCTGCTAAGACGAACAAGAAGTGGGTGAGATTAGCCACTGTTTTTGCATATGTGTTGTCCGTGTCCTTAGCAGCCATTATCCTGGCAATTTACTACAGCCTGATCTGGAAACCGACCAGCGCATCCTCTTCCGCGGGGAAGCCTGGAGTGCTCGGCGAGGTCACCCCCGTCGCAAACATCTCAACTAATATTTCCACGAGCATCAGCAATGGCACGGAGTTGAACTCTACACAGACATCTCTCAACGAGACCATGCAGGGCACAACCCTGCACAGTCGGGCGCTTCAGTGGGACGACAGAGCCGAGAGAGTGGCCGTGTCTCCGCGCGGTGCCGGAGCAGAGATTGCGCACACGCAGCCGGAGGAAGGACTGTACGCGTCTTCCCACGGTCACACAAGCGCGGAGGTATCGGACACTTTGGCTCGGCAGGCGCGCTCGTCTCAACCCCGGGCGAGCCACTACACCCCGTCAAGCACCAGGGAGTCCGGCGCCGCGTCCaacgaggacgaggacgagaGGGAGGCGCGCAGACGGGACGACGCGGCGACAGGCGACCGCGCCACCGGTCCTCCGACCCCCGCGACGAGAGGAGACTGATCGGGCCCCGTCCCTCCAGAACCACACacccccctcacacacatgGACTGACCCAACATTGGAGTGTTTTACAGACTCAAAGCCGCAGGTCGGATAACCCACAGGTCTTTAAAGTCATTCTGCAGAGCCTCGCACGGATGCTGAACTGCACATATTAACCATTATCTTGCTCTGAAATACCCCCAATGGCTATAAGAAAAAGAGGAGACCTCGCTTCtacagtgaacactgttttccCTCCGACACCAactatgctttttttttccttttttttttttgttctgtatgCCTTAAATCAATGTGTGACTCTCCTTTTACCTCGGACAGCATAACCTGCCTGTACGCGTGGACAACACTGGCATAgatatttttgttaaatgaatAGGACACAGGCCCAAGAGATGCTTTTGGTTTTTGCAGGACATAAATGTGTCTCAGAGGCATACAGCGCTTAACATCACTGCCATTCACCGGCTGgtctaaaaaaaatcaatactgCATTTGATTGCATTTTAACATAGGCTGTTTTCTTGTCATGGATCAAACCTGGATTCAGAGTAGAAGAACCTGCGTTATTGAGTTATGCTCAGGTATGTGCATATAACCATGTAAATGTATTGTGTATTTGGTTATGTACATATATAGGGCAGGCATACATCTTTTTGGCCTAGATTAACTTTTAGTGTAATTAGATTTTTAttaaaggtacagtatgtaTAATAGGTATAACTATATCACAAGGTACAAATAAACATCCTtagaaaatgatttatttctatGGTTTTATAGTAGAGCCGTGTGAATCAATCGCTGACATTATCCTGTATGTTAccgatatttatttattcagaacggatatatattcaaataaatgttagggttttttttcctaacATCTTACCTTTTGTCCTGCAAAACGAAAAGTCAGGTTGAATTACGTCAGCTGAGGCTAATAGAGGGATGCATTATGTGCAAATCCCAGAACGTGCAAAGAGTTCACAGTTTATGGTCATTCTCGTGGTATGAACATTTAATCACATCTCAGTGGAAGGCCCTTTAAAACACCTGAATGTGCTGTCCAGTGTGTGAGCACAGCGACTATCTGCTCCTCGTGGTGGATAAAGAGGCATTCATCTTCCTCGTCGTCTGCCACGGTTCAGTCTCTGCAGCCCTCACTGAAATCTCTTCACACAGTCACATGTGGTGAACCATAAAGTGGAATAAGACCAAACACCCCGTGCAGCATGTGAGGGAGGCGTATCGATTTAAGAGGTCTGTTGTTGCACTGtacaaaacagagaggaacacaTTACACAATACCGCTTGGTGCTATTTTTGATCCAACTCTCTCTGAAAGAAGGGCTGTTTGCCTGAAAGGTTTGGATTCAATGCCGGCGGTGACAAGCATCATTCACTatcacactgaaaataaaaccgCTTGGTCTACGCTGAGCATCCCAACCCAGTCGGCAGAATAAATTCTGGCCGTGTAGGTTTCTGCAAACCCGAGGATGTGTTGAACCTTTGCACTTGATACATTGcaactttaagtgttttatgttcagttttaaatgttatgttgtgataatgctgtgctcatggtctggttaggtttaagcaaaaaaaagaaaacacttggttagggttaggaaaagatcgtGTTTTGGCTTACCTGTGTCTGTCGCGACAAATATGGTTGGTATGCAAATTGTCCCTATGTCTCTTTCTCCATTTTGTTGCCACTagcacagctggaaaatgtcacgacatctcattttaaaaaatccagcGACCTCactacaaacatggctggaaattgtcctgatgACTCATTAACAATACCTCGTTTGGCGCTGCGTATTGTCCTGACATCTCGTCATGAATATCCAGCTTTGTTGTTCctaacatggctggaaaatgtgatgagatgtCAGAAAAGCCTGAAACCAGGTCTTTTAATGAGCCATCGGGTcgttttccagccatgtttgttgcaaaaccactggacctgaaATTTATTGGCATTTATTATTAGTATTTGTTGCCACTGAAACAGCTGGGAAAAAGTCTTGACATTTGGTTTAAAGAAAATTCGCTGGTTTTGCTTCAAACATTGCTGCAAATCGTCCTGATGTATCATTAAAATGACCCGGCTTTCGGATGCATACTGTCCCTATGTCTTGTCAAGAAGCATTCAGCATTGTTACCTCCTAGGTCGCCTTGCCTTAAtctatccatggtttgcagaaacacacaatgcCAACCTTTTTGGGGGGGTGGGCTGAGCATCTAGTGCCTCGGTAACTGTTACACTGTGATGTAAGCAGTGCTGACATGCACTGTTGTGGCAATATGACAGATTTTCGGAACCAATGGTGGTGAGCTAAACAGGAAGTCGAAATTCATCAGGGGAAGACAGCACAAGGCACAACCATCCCCCATTGTCACAACACAAACCGTGTGTAGTGGAAAAATGTGACATACGGAGTGCGTAATGACAGGCCTGTCAATGCGTCTGTGGCCACTGTATCTAGGGCAGCCTTGACAGATGTGTTTGCAGTGCCTCTTATGGCTCCTTGTGATATATGACAGGGGTGATAACCGACCTATCGATGGAGGAGTTCATCAGTGCTGACACTTAGTGCTGGAAGCCACGTCAGAGTCAGGACACGGCATCTGACCCTGTGACTCTTGAACCCAGTCCCTGAGGCCGATGATTGCATCATCTGATGTGAAATCAGTCACGTGTTACAGCAGAACTCAGTACGGGATTTGTATGCCAGGCCTTGGCTCACATGGTTCCTTAAAAATGGATAAGGTTAAGAATACACTGTAATCATAAAAtcataaagaaaatatgaaagcCAGTTGTCATGGCTGCTTACCCTGCTCTTTTTGATGACACAATTGGTATTAAATGGTGGTAATTGCTGCTGTTCTGCTCACTTTAATGCCAGATTTGTCAAAAGAGGCTAAACAAATGTGCCATCATCCAAATCGAAAGCGAGACAATGTAAGACACGCTCAGATTTATACTGCTAATAACGGAAATGAAAATGCAGAGGAGGCTGAGCATGACAATGCATGAAGATCCCCAATCAGACAAATAAGATGCAGAGAAGTTCAACTGCCTAAGATTCTGCAATTTACGTCCTTCTGTCTTCTTCGTCCTCATTGAAAAACCCAGAGTCTATGAATATGCAAACATCTTTTCTTTCAAATGCCTTAAAAGCTTTACTTTACTTTGGATCTGCCTCACATTGCATTCACTCATAGATACAAGCAACcgaaaaaattttttttaatcaagatccatgcattactcgcgaaaaaaaaacacaaatgttggGAAAACGCCTTATCTCACAATGCTAAAGAATGTGAGAGGAAATTCCTGgatccatcacttcatccggaTCTGCACCCAAAGATAAgagggtctattctgggctgagacccatacctcaaccaaccaacaaacaaagagacagaTACAGGCGAAAACATAACCTCCGTGGCAGAAgtaataaacaaaacatactTTGAATGGAGGGGGATGTTTAGTTCTGTTTTTCAGAAACTTGTCAAGCAGAGACTAGAAGGAGGACTCAGAAGCAGAGGGGCGAACGGTTCAGACAAGCTTTATTTCGGGACTAACTGTCCCCTCGTCAAAATGAGCGACAAATCAAACAGGCTTTTAAACACTTCCTGAACCTATGGgaggaaaacaagaacaaaagaaaataacaaaaaatcactctcaCGAGGAAAACTAGGACTACTGTCTACACTGATCTAAATAGCAAAACTTCGTatgaaacattaacaacaaaatTCACTCaccatgaggagaaacaaaaggctATCAAAATTAAACTGCACTGCACTAAGGCTGAAAAGGATGTAAAGAAAAGGCACTCCAACGGAGGCAAGCAAGGCAACAACACAATCTAGCTC is from Sparus aurata chromosome 16, fSpaAur1.1, whole genome shotgun sequence and encodes:
- the LOC115566333 gene encoding uncharacterized protein LOC115566333: MRERDFMPNMERGKPATYTGDKKAKMAAKTNKKWVRLATVFAYVLSVSLAAIILAIYYSLIWKPTSASSSAGKPGVLGEVTPVANISTNISTSISNGTELNSTQTSLNETMQGTTLHSRALQWDDRAERVAVSPRGAGAEIAHTQPEEGLYASSHGHTSAEVSDTLARQARSSQPRASHYTPSSTRESGAASNEDEDEREARRRDDAATGDRATGPPTPATRGD